In Paralichthys olivaceus isolate ysfri-2021 chromosome 13, ASM2471397v2, whole genome shotgun sequence, the following are encoded in one genomic region:
- the znf384b gene encoding zinc finger protein 384b isoform X2 encodes MMEDSHFNSSYFWSPIPTVPGQIENAMFLNKVKEQQEKNASFPPSSTSHYQTALLTIPTSGAKTDGGGQAGSGAHLHPPHSTQNITVLPVPSTGIMTAAGLVITTPQGTLVSPTSSQSFVSGHPATTMIVSALHSTDKKEADGMSHVVVMPAPSKRGRKKKVTTLSRVGPGNETLVLAHLTAGGQVASLQHHSGDPYDLNEDEYHGQKDSAKTYRCRMCAATFFSKSDMQIHSKSHTEAKPHKCPHCAKSFANSSYLAQHIRIHSGAKPYTCSYCQKSFRQLSHLQQHTRNHTESKPHKCHHCTKSFANSSYLAQHVRIHTGVKPYTCSFCQKCFRQLSHLQQHNRIHTGDRPYKCTQPGCEKSFTQLSNLQSHRRQHNKDKPYKCTNCNKGYVDAASLEVHMSTHTVKHARIYSCGLCNRTYTSETYLVKHMEKHNPDQLTASAVVAAQSAQQNQNQGQAGAQNRVESADGGSSRSGGAGNGRAGGGQQGQSQSNYPQTENIPCPFDLHQYKTVSASDIQYKPVSVADLTSHKDLCLTVSASTIQVEHLNS; translated from the exons ATGATGGAAGATTCTCATTTTAATTCGTCATATTTCTGGTCCCCCATCCCCACTGTGCCAGGACAG ATTGAGAATGCCATGTTCCTGAACAAGGTGAAGGAGCAGCAGGAAAAGAAtgcttccttccctccttcatCGACATCCCACTATCAGACAGCTCTTCTCACCATCCCCACTTCTGGGGCCAAGACAGATGGAGGAGGGCAGGCTGGTAGTGGGGCACACCTCCACCCTCCTCACAGCACCCAGAACATCACAGTGCTGCCTGTCCCCTCCACGGGCATCATGACAGCAG CGGGTCTAGTCATCACAACTCCTCAGGGAACGCTAGTCTCTCCCACCTCATCTCAGTCGTTTGTCTCCGGTCATCCAGCAACAACCATGATCGTGTCAGCACTCCATTCGACAG ACAAAAAAGAAGCGGATGGAATGTCCCACGTGGTCGTGATGCCAGCGCCCTCGAAACGAGGCAGAAAGAAGAAGGTGACGACACTGTCCAGGGTCGGTCCTGGAAATGAAACACTTGTACTGGCACATCTCACAGCTGGTGGCCAG gtGGCATCTTTGCAGCATCACAGTGGAGACCCATATGACCTAAATGAAGACGAATACCACGGCCAGAAAGACAGCGCTAAGACGTACAG GTGCCGGATGTGTGCGGCGACCTTCTTCAGTAAGTCTGATATGCAGATCCACTCCAAGTCGCACACAGAGGCCAAACCTCACAAGTGTCCTCACTGCGCCAAGTCATTCGCCAACTCCAGCTACCTGGCCCAGCACATCCGCATCCACAGCGGGGCCAAGCCTTACACCTGCTCCTACTGCCAGAAATCTTTCAGGCAGCTCAGTCATTTACAGCAGCACACACG GAATCACACAGAGTCAAAGCCTCACAAGTGTCACCATTGTACCAAGTCTTTTGCCAACTCTAGCTACCTGGCCCAACATGTCCGTATCCACACTGGAGTGAAACCCTACACCTGCTCCTTCTGTCAAAAGTGCTTCAGACAGCTCAGTCACCTTCAGCAACACAACAG GATTCACACTGGAGATCGACCGTACAAGTGCACTCAACCAGGCTGTGAGAAGTCCTTCACGCAACTCTCAAATTTACAG tcTCACCGGCGTCAGCACAACAAAGACAAGCCCTACAAGTGCACCAACTGCAATAAAGGATACGTAGATGCAGCGAGCCTGGAGGTgcacatgtccacacacactgtcaaacaCGCCCGGATCTACTCCTGTGGTCTCTGCAACCGCACTTATACCTCA GAGACGTATCTGGTGAAACACATGGAGAAACACAACCCAGACCAGTTGACTGCATCAGCAGTCGTGGCAGCGCAGTCGGCAcaacagaaccagaaccaggGCCAGGCTGGAGCTCAGAACCGAGTAGAGAGCGCAGATGGGGGATCGAGCCGCTCTGGGGGAGCTGGAAATGGAAGAGCGGGTGGAGGCCAGCAGGGACAGAGCCAGAGTAACTACcctcagacagaaaacataccCTGTCCGTTTGACCTTCACCAGTATAAGACAGTGTCTGCCAGTGACATCCAGTACAAACCAGTCAGCGTGGCTGACCTTACTTCTCACAAGGAcctctgtctcactgtgtcaGCATCCACCATTCAAGTAGAGCACCTCAACTCTTAG
- the znf384b gene encoding zinc finger protein 384b isoform X1, with protein MGILAAIVCDAVALYCLMPKEMMEDSHFNSSYFWSPIPTVPGQIENAMFLNKVKEQQEKNASFPPSSTSHYQTALLTIPTSGAKTDGGGQAGSGAHLHPPHSTQNITVLPVPSTGIMTAAGLVITTPQGTLVSPTSSQSFVSGHPATTMIVSALHSTDKKEADGMSHVVVMPAPSKRGRKKKVTTLSRVGPGNETLVLAHLTAGGQVASLQHHSGDPYDLNEDEYHGQKDSAKTYRCRMCAATFFSKSDMQIHSKSHTEAKPHKCPHCAKSFANSSYLAQHIRIHSGAKPYTCSYCQKSFRQLSHLQQHTRNHTESKPHKCHHCTKSFANSSYLAQHVRIHTGVKPYTCSFCQKCFRQLSHLQQHNRIHTGDRPYKCTQPGCEKSFTQLSNLQSHRRQHNKDKPYKCTNCNKGYVDAASLEVHMSTHTVKHARIYSCGLCNRTYTSETYLVKHMEKHNPDQLTASAVVAAQSAQQNQNQGQAGAQNRVESADGGSSRSGGAGNGRAGGGQQGQSQSNYPQTENIPCPFDLHQYKTVSASDIQYKPVSVADLTSHKDLCLTVSASTIQVEHLNS; from the exons ATGGGCATTTTGGCAGCTATAGTTTGTGATGCTGTTGCTTTGTATTGCCTTATGCCAAAAG AAATGATGGAAGATTCTCATTTTAATTCGTCATATTTCTGGTCCCCCATCCCCACTGTGCCAGGACAG ATTGAGAATGCCATGTTCCTGAACAAGGTGAAGGAGCAGCAGGAAAAGAAtgcttccttccctccttcatCGACATCCCACTATCAGACAGCTCTTCTCACCATCCCCACTTCTGGGGCCAAGACAGATGGAGGAGGGCAGGCTGGTAGTGGGGCACACCTCCACCCTCCTCACAGCACCCAGAACATCACAGTGCTGCCTGTCCCCTCCACGGGCATCATGACAGCAG CGGGTCTAGTCATCACAACTCCTCAGGGAACGCTAGTCTCTCCCACCTCATCTCAGTCGTTTGTCTCCGGTCATCCAGCAACAACCATGATCGTGTCAGCACTCCATTCGACAG ACAAAAAAGAAGCGGATGGAATGTCCCACGTGGTCGTGATGCCAGCGCCCTCGAAACGAGGCAGAAAGAAGAAGGTGACGACACTGTCCAGGGTCGGTCCTGGAAATGAAACACTTGTACTGGCACATCTCACAGCTGGTGGCCAG gtGGCATCTTTGCAGCATCACAGTGGAGACCCATATGACCTAAATGAAGACGAATACCACGGCCAGAAAGACAGCGCTAAGACGTACAG GTGCCGGATGTGTGCGGCGACCTTCTTCAGTAAGTCTGATATGCAGATCCACTCCAAGTCGCACACAGAGGCCAAACCTCACAAGTGTCCTCACTGCGCCAAGTCATTCGCCAACTCCAGCTACCTGGCCCAGCACATCCGCATCCACAGCGGGGCCAAGCCTTACACCTGCTCCTACTGCCAGAAATCTTTCAGGCAGCTCAGTCATTTACAGCAGCACACACG GAATCACACAGAGTCAAAGCCTCACAAGTGTCACCATTGTACCAAGTCTTTTGCCAACTCTAGCTACCTGGCCCAACATGTCCGTATCCACACTGGAGTGAAACCCTACACCTGCTCCTTCTGTCAAAAGTGCTTCAGACAGCTCAGTCACCTTCAGCAACACAACAG GATTCACACTGGAGATCGACCGTACAAGTGCACTCAACCAGGCTGTGAGAAGTCCTTCACGCAACTCTCAAATTTACAG tcTCACCGGCGTCAGCACAACAAAGACAAGCCCTACAAGTGCACCAACTGCAATAAAGGATACGTAGATGCAGCGAGCCTGGAGGTgcacatgtccacacacactgtcaaacaCGCCCGGATCTACTCCTGTGGTCTCTGCAACCGCACTTATACCTCA GAGACGTATCTGGTGAAACACATGGAGAAACACAACCCAGACCAGTTGACTGCATCAGCAGTCGTGGCAGCGCAGTCGGCAcaacagaaccagaaccaggGCCAGGCTGGAGCTCAGAACCGAGTAGAGAGCGCAGATGGGGGATCGAGCCGCTCTGGGGGAGCTGGAAATGGAAGAGCGGGTGGAGGCCAGCAGGGACAGAGCCAGAGTAACTACcctcagacagaaaacataccCTGTCCGTTTGACCTTCACCAGTATAAGACAGTGTCTGCCAGTGACATCCAGTACAAACCAGTCAGCGTGGCTGACCTTACTTCTCACAAGGAcctctgtctcactgtgtcaGCATCCACCATTCAAGTAGAGCACCTCAACTCTTAG
- the znf384b gene encoding zinc finger protein 384b isoform X3, translating to MGILAAIVCDAVALYCLMPKEMMEDSHFNSSYFWSPIPTVPGQIENAMFLNKVKEQQEKNASFPPSSTSHYQTALLTIPTSGAKTDGGGQAGSGAHLHPPHSTQNITVLPVPSTGIMTAAGLVITTPQGTLVSPTSSQSFVSGHPATTMIVSALHSTDKKEADGMSHVVVMPAPSKRGRKKKVTTLSRVGPGNETLVLAHLTAGGQVASLQHHSGDPYDLNEDEYHGQKDSAKTYRNHTESKPHKCHHCTKSFANSSYLAQHVRIHTGVKPYTCSFCQKCFRQLSHLQQHNRIHTGDRPYKCTQPGCEKSFTQLSNLQSHRRQHNKDKPYKCTNCNKGYVDAASLEVHMSTHTVKHARIYSCGLCNRTYTSETYLVKHMEKHNPDQLTASAVVAAQSAQQNQNQGQAGAQNRVESADGGSSRSGGAGNGRAGGGQQGQSQSNYPQTENIPCPFDLHQYKTVSASDIQYKPVSVADLTSHKDLCLTVSASTIQVEHLNS from the exons ATGGGCATTTTGGCAGCTATAGTTTGTGATGCTGTTGCTTTGTATTGCCTTATGCCAAAAG AAATGATGGAAGATTCTCATTTTAATTCGTCATATTTCTGGTCCCCCATCCCCACTGTGCCAGGACAG ATTGAGAATGCCATGTTCCTGAACAAGGTGAAGGAGCAGCAGGAAAAGAAtgcttccttccctccttcatCGACATCCCACTATCAGACAGCTCTTCTCACCATCCCCACTTCTGGGGCCAAGACAGATGGAGGAGGGCAGGCTGGTAGTGGGGCACACCTCCACCCTCCTCACAGCACCCAGAACATCACAGTGCTGCCTGTCCCCTCCACGGGCATCATGACAGCAG CGGGTCTAGTCATCACAACTCCTCAGGGAACGCTAGTCTCTCCCACCTCATCTCAGTCGTTTGTCTCCGGTCATCCAGCAACAACCATGATCGTGTCAGCACTCCATTCGACAG ACAAAAAAGAAGCGGATGGAATGTCCCACGTGGTCGTGATGCCAGCGCCCTCGAAACGAGGCAGAAAGAAGAAGGTGACGACACTGTCCAGGGTCGGTCCTGGAAATGAAACACTTGTACTGGCACATCTCACAGCTGGTGGCCAG gtGGCATCTTTGCAGCATCACAGTGGAGACCCATATGACCTAAATGAAGACGAATACCACGGCCAGAAAGACAGCGCTAAGACGTACAG GAATCACACAGAGTCAAAGCCTCACAAGTGTCACCATTGTACCAAGTCTTTTGCCAACTCTAGCTACCTGGCCCAACATGTCCGTATCCACACTGGAGTGAAACCCTACACCTGCTCCTTCTGTCAAAAGTGCTTCAGACAGCTCAGTCACCTTCAGCAACACAACAG GATTCACACTGGAGATCGACCGTACAAGTGCACTCAACCAGGCTGTGAGAAGTCCTTCACGCAACTCTCAAATTTACAG tcTCACCGGCGTCAGCACAACAAAGACAAGCCCTACAAGTGCACCAACTGCAATAAAGGATACGTAGATGCAGCGAGCCTGGAGGTgcacatgtccacacacactgtcaaacaCGCCCGGATCTACTCCTGTGGTCTCTGCAACCGCACTTATACCTCA GAGACGTATCTGGTGAAACACATGGAGAAACACAACCCAGACCAGTTGACTGCATCAGCAGTCGTGGCAGCGCAGTCGGCAcaacagaaccagaaccaggGCCAGGCTGGAGCTCAGAACCGAGTAGAGAGCGCAGATGGGGGATCGAGCCGCTCTGGGGGAGCTGGAAATGGAAGAGCGGGTGGAGGCCAGCAGGGACAGAGCCAGAGTAACTACcctcagacagaaaacataccCTGTCCGTTTGACCTTCACCAGTATAAGACAGTGTCTGCCAGTGACATCCAGTACAAACCAGTCAGCGTGGCTGACCTTACTTCTCACAAGGAcctctgtctcactgtgtcaGCATCCACCATTCAAGTAGAGCACCTCAACTCTTAG
- the znf384b gene encoding zinc finger protein 384b isoform X4: MMEDSHFNSSYFWSPIPTVPGQIENAMFLNKVKEQQEKNASFPPSSTSHYQTALLTIPTSGAKTDGGGQAGSGAHLHPPHSTQNITVLPVPSTGIMTAAGLVITTPQGTLVSPTSSQSFVSGHPATTMIVSALHSTDKKEADGMSHVVVMPAPSKRGRKKKVTTLSRVGPGNETLVLAHLTAGGQVASLQHHSGDPYDLNEDEYHGQKDSAKTYRNHTESKPHKCHHCTKSFANSSYLAQHVRIHTGVKPYTCSFCQKCFRQLSHLQQHNRIHTGDRPYKCTQPGCEKSFTQLSNLQSHRRQHNKDKPYKCTNCNKGYVDAASLEVHMSTHTVKHARIYSCGLCNRTYTSETYLVKHMEKHNPDQLTASAVVAAQSAQQNQNQGQAGAQNRVESADGGSSRSGGAGNGRAGGGQQGQSQSNYPQTENIPCPFDLHQYKTVSASDIQYKPVSVADLTSHKDLCLTVSASTIQVEHLNS, from the exons ATGATGGAAGATTCTCATTTTAATTCGTCATATTTCTGGTCCCCCATCCCCACTGTGCCAGGACAG ATTGAGAATGCCATGTTCCTGAACAAGGTGAAGGAGCAGCAGGAAAAGAAtgcttccttccctccttcatCGACATCCCACTATCAGACAGCTCTTCTCACCATCCCCACTTCTGGGGCCAAGACAGATGGAGGAGGGCAGGCTGGTAGTGGGGCACACCTCCACCCTCCTCACAGCACCCAGAACATCACAGTGCTGCCTGTCCCCTCCACGGGCATCATGACAGCAG CGGGTCTAGTCATCACAACTCCTCAGGGAACGCTAGTCTCTCCCACCTCATCTCAGTCGTTTGTCTCCGGTCATCCAGCAACAACCATGATCGTGTCAGCACTCCATTCGACAG ACAAAAAAGAAGCGGATGGAATGTCCCACGTGGTCGTGATGCCAGCGCCCTCGAAACGAGGCAGAAAGAAGAAGGTGACGACACTGTCCAGGGTCGGTCCTGGAAATGAAACACTTGTACTGGCACATCTCACAGCTGGTGGCCAG gtGGCATCTTTGCAGCATCACAGTGGAGACCCATATGACCTAAATGAAGACGAATACCACGGCCAGAAAGACAGCGCTAAGACGTACAG GAATCACACAGAGTCAAAGCCTCACAAGTGTCACCATTGTACCAAGTCTTTTGCCAACTCTAGCTACCTGGCCCAACATGTCCGTATCCACACTGGAGTGAAACCCTACACCTGCTCCTTCTGTCAAAAGTGCTTCAGACAGCTCAGTCACCTTCAGCAACACAACAG GATTCACACTGGAGATCGACCGTACAAGTGCACTCAACCAGGCTGTGAGAAGTCCTTCACGCAACTCTCAAATTTACAG tcTCACCGGCGTCAGCACAACAAAGACAAGCCCTACAAGTGCACCAACTGCAATAAAGGATACGTAGATGCAGCGAGCCTGGAGGTgcacatgtccacacacactgtcaaacaCGCCCGGATCTACTCCTGTGGTCTCTGCAACCGCACTTATACCTCA GAGACGTATCTGGTGAAACACATGGAGAAACACAACCCAGACCAGTTGACTGCATCAGCAGTCGTGGCAGCGCAGTCGGCAcaacagaaccagaaccaggGCCAGGCTGGAGCTCAGAACCGAGTAGAGAGCGCAGATGGGGGATCGAGCCGCTCTGGGGGAGCTGGAAATGGAAGAGCGGGTGGAGGCCAGCAGGGACAGAGCCAGAGTAACTACcctcagacagaaaacataccCTGTCCGTTTGACCTTCACCAGTATAAGACAGTGTCTGCCAGTGACATCCAGTACAAACCAGTCAGCGTGGCTGACCTTACTTCTCACAAGGAcctctgtctcactgtgtcaGCATCCACCATTCAAGTAGAGCACCTCAACTCTTAG
- the gnl1 gene encoding guanine nucleotide-binding protein-like 1 — translation MPRKKPFTNKQKKKQLQVKRERKRGDTGSGPSSRNASVERGGERQSDTSDSETTDVRRMNQQPFSREVRYNPNRFRLHFEKESEEEVEKRKKVAMEKFLTPVSDKELEVNIDDIYPSEKGLGFPRRPPWNYEMTRESLLRKEEKSFREYLDDLHSSKPLGSLSHFEHNLETWRQFWRVLEMSDIILLIVDIRHPVLQFPPALYHHITGDLQKQVVLVLNKADLCPPPLVIAWKHYMTSQFPHLQIVCFTSHPGQPYSTVLQKKRMRRKADWSHGGGPTDILKACQEITAGRVDLSSWDQKIQRDAVSEGPNGDHSDEGAESVLVEHQSDSAMKMSSPSQELYKDGVLTLGCIGFPNVGKSSVINTLVGRKVVSVSRTPGHTKYFQTYYLTPTVKLCDCPGLVFPSRVNKQLQILAGIYPVSQVQEPYSSVGYLCERTPFLSVLKLKHPSLLEDKPHQRYQGSEELRWTAWEVCEAWAEMRGYKTAKAARHDVYRAANSLLRLAIDGRLCLCLRPPGYSCLREHWENHPDLPEIMALLGRMTDEKGDGDRDEEEDAESSTEPEEERDRDADDDEDGDDEDEGFGHPRRKDEKPSGFTVNMYNVLRENQCE, via the exons atgcCCCGAAAAAAGCCATTTACCaacaagcagaagaagaaacagctgCAAGTCAagcgggagaggaagagag GTGACACAGGTTCTGGTCCGAGCAGCCGTAATGCCAGCGTGGAACGAGGAGGAGAGCGACAGTCGGATACCTCTGACAGTGAGACCACTGATGTCAGAAGAATGAACCAGCAGCCCTTCAGCAGAGAAGTTAGATATAACCCCAACAG GTTCAGACTGCACtttgagaaagagagtgaagaggaggtggaaaagagaaagaaggtgGCCATGGAGAAGTTCTTGACTCCAGTGTCAGACAAAGAACTTGAAGTCAACATCGATGACATCTATCCCTCAGAGAAAG GTCTTGGTTTCCCACGACGGCCACCCTGGAATTATGAAATGACACGAGAGAGCCTgctgaggaaagaggagaagtcGTTCAGAGAATACCTTGATGATCTTCACTCCAGTAAACCACTTGGCTCCCTCAGCCACTTTGAGCACAATCTTGAG acATGGAGGCAGTTTTGGAGAGTGTTGGAGATGTCTGATATTATTCTGCTCATTGTGGACATCAGGCACCCG GTGCTGCAGTTCCCTCCAGCCCTGTACCACCACATCACAGGAGATCTGCAGAAGCAGGTGGTGCTGGTGTTGAACAAAGCCGatctctgtcctcctccattGGTGATCGCCTGGAAACACTACATGACCTCTCAGTTCCCCCACCTGCAAATAGTCTGCTTCACCTCCCACCCTGGGCAGCCCTACAGCACag TCCTtcagaagaagaggatgagaagGAAGGCTGACTGGAGTCATGGTGGAGGTCCTACAGATATCCTGAAAGCCTGTCAGGAAATCACAGCAGGGAGAG TTGACCTTTCCAGCTGGGATCAGAAGATTCAGAGAGATGCTGTTTCAGAGGGACCCAATGGGGACCATTCTGATGAGGGAGCGGAGTCTGTGCTAGTGGAGCATCAAAGTGACAGTGCTATGAAGATGAGCAGCCCATCACAGGAGCTCTACAAAGATGGTGTTCTCACATTGGGTTGTATAG gCTTTCCAAATGTTGGGAAGTCGTCTGTTATAAACACCCTGGTGGGGAGGAAGGTGGTGAGTGTGTCTCGAACACCAGGCCACACCAAATACTTCCAGACCTACTACCTCACCCCGACAGTGAAATTGTGCGACTGCCCTGGACTGGTCTTTCCCTCGCGTGTCAACAAACAGTTACAG aTTCTGGCAGGCATCTACCCAGTGTCTCAGGTGCAGGAGCCCTACAGCTCAGTTGGTTATCTGTGTGAGAGGACCCCCTTCCTCTCTGTGCTGAAGCTCAAACATCCCAGCTTGCTAGAAGATAAACCCCATCAGAGATACCAGGGATCAGAAGAGCTTAGATGGACTGCTTGGGAAGTGTGTGAAG CTTGGGCAGAGATGAGAGGATACAAGACTGCAAAAGCAGCTCGCCATGACGTTTATCGTGCAGCCAATAGTCTCCTGCGGTTGGCAATTGATGGCAGATTGTGCCTTTGCCTCAGACCACCTGGCTACAGCTGCCTGAGAG AGCATTGGGAAAATCACCCAGACCTACCGGAAATCATGGCTCTACTAGGAAGGATGACAGATGAGAAAGGTGATGGAGacagggatgaggaggaggacgcaGAGTCCAGCACCGagccagaggaagagagagacagggatgcagacgatgatgaggatggggatgatgaagatgaggggTTTGGACATCCAAGACGGAAGGATGAAAAGCCATCTGGCTTCACTGTCAACATGTACAACGTCCTTCGAGAAAATCAGTGTGAGTGA